Proteins from one Aspergillus nidulans FGSC A4 chromosome VIII genomic window:
- a CDS encoding putative Avl9 protein (transcript_id=CADANIAT00001629), whose translation MSHTRVYKDPIVLVIDFHHARGPEIELCIGPEGTDPAAENDWSLLPFMALSDGAHMSTEEFSYFTLRRRGTDTEPPTSLFGIACSRQIDSNALIYKPPDVTRSTVQKAVVVVTENPKCLGQLREKLSVVTSAWFAQRDFSDLDILKKFREGLVISLQKDEGFKDQTLGLSLREMIHDYKYQTLVLFKALLLQPKMLFFGSRCERLCMIQFSLVSLIPGLMNHLQDCADPSFDTYAQTVKKPTSLKTSDRSSLLAYMGLPLQIFGKGSMFGPYTPLQQLDLLADDGTKSYVVGSTNSLLLQQKDRYSDILINLDEDTINITSSSLRNALTLSVADRRWIDAITQIVNDTWDEAHPNQPKTHGYMGSEEFIRLQFEEYLLALLSCMKYHEELNSYLTGEPSRRNRAQLDSYNIEGDPALEFNQEFLAHWRTTSNYALFQRLTSDALLFSVAEPRHPSAGGLTIDDVQRRISQQVADLHLDEKVREGREALNRHLSTGQKKVSAAFNSFWADIEAMREAQRKRNEEKAATQSPRPSLDRSSTLPTSHSDSTSNSSTSASSWFPNRKVAVPAVDMTQAQASVSAVGQKAGAYFSSWGTWASEKRKEWQEKKSASSSPTASAAVTSPSTPTLASTTESIDTTNTNTDKDRRQSFQSFRSEASSTISRSGSRRKRLSNLFFKRESLDFNVGAISRDGDDHETVYPKSPLSREESILGDDIPETSAEQYKGERKLDIHPKTEADVAERKDTTVNNVPSDGTRTPPPQQPAAALDSIELEPRANLPGSESEKVVVQSSKSTNENEPPLK comes from the exons ATGTCGCACACCCGGGTTTACAAAGATCCTATTGTCCTGGTCATCGACTTCCACCATGCTAG GGGCCCGGAGATCGAACTATGCATTGGACCAGAAGGGACCGACCCTGCGGCCGAGAATGACTGGTCACTACTGCCGTTCATGGCGCTTTCAGATGGAGCGCATAT GTCAACTGAGGAATTCTCCTACTTTACCCTCCGCCGCAGAGGCACCGACACCGAGCCCCCGACATCACTCTTCGGCATTGCCTGTTCGCGGCAAATTGACTCAAATGCTCTTATTTACAAACCACCGGATGTGACGAGGTCTACCGTACAGAAGGCGGTCGTTGTGGTGACGGAAAATCCAAAGTGTCTTGGACAACTGAGGGAGAAACTTTCTGTCGTCACCTCGGCATGGTTTGCGCAGCG GGACTTTTCGGATCTCGATATTTTAAAG AAATTCCGGGAAGGTTTGGTGATTAGTCTGCAAAAAGATGAAGGTTTCAAAGACCAAACCCTTG GTCTTTCTCTACGAGAAATGATCCACGATTACAAATACCAGACCCTCGTTCTATTCAAGGCATTACTTTTGCAACCAAAG atgcttttcttcggctCAAGATGCGAACGGCTATGCATGATCCAGTTTTCGCTCGTCTCTTTGATCCCGGGGCTCATGAACCACCTTCAAGATTGCGCCGACCCTTCCTTTGATACATATGCGCAGACCGTTAAGAAACCGACTTCTCTCAAAACCAGCGATAGGAGCTCTT TGCTGGCATATATGGGCCTCCCGTTGCAGATTTTTGGAAAG GGAAGTATGTTTGGACCGTACAcacctctgcagcagctggatcTACTGGCAGATGATGGAACAAAATCTTACGTTGTTGGTTCTACGAATTCTTTGCTACTGCAGCAGAAAGATCGCTATAGCGATATCTTGATTAAT CTCGACGAAGATACGATTAATATCACGTCATCTTCTTTACGAAACGCACTGACCCTATCCGTTGCGGATCGACGCTGGATCGATGCCATTACTCAGATTGTGAACGATACATGGGACGAAGCACATCCCAACCAACCCAAAACGCATGGGTACATGGGTTCGGAAGAGTTTATAAGGCTTCAATTCGAGGAGTACCTTCTGGCATTACTATCATGCATGAAGTATCATGAAGAACTCAACTCCTACCTGACTGGTGAACCGAGCCGCCGTAACCGAGCGCAGTTAGACTCTTATAACATCGAGGGGGACCCAGCGCTAGAGTTCAACCAAGAGTTCTTAGCTCATTGGAGAACTACTTCCAACTACGCTTTGTTTCAACGCCTTACCTCGGACGCGCTTTTATTCTCTGTCGCTGAGCCTCGACATCCCTCTGCTGGCGGCCTCACAATCGATGATGTTCAAAGACGAATTTCTCAGCAAGTCGCGGACCTCCACCTCGACGAAAAAGTGCGTGAAGGCCGTGAAGCCCTCAATCGACATCTTTCTACAGGCCAGAAGAAAGTTTCCGCTGCATTCAACAGCTTCTGGGCGGACATCGAGGCCATGCGTGAAGCACAGCGCAAACGGAATGAAGAAAAGGCAGCAACCCAGTCACCGCGTCCATCCCTGGACCGGTCCTCTACTCTTCCAACCTCACACTCCGACTCCACCTCAAACTCGAGCACCAGCGCCTCGTCGTGGTTCCCAAACCGCAAAGTCGCTGTACCCGCCGTAGATATGACGCAGGCCCAAGCCTCCGTCAGCGCCGTTGGCCAGAAGGCAGGCGCATACTTCAGTTCTTGGGGTACATGGGCCtctgagaaaagaaaggagtgGCAGGAGAAAAAGTcagcttcgtcttccccaacCGCGAGTGCTGCTGTGACTTCTCCGTCCACTCCGACCTTGGCAAGCACCACAGAGTCCATTGACACCACGAACACGAACACAGATAAAGACAGACGGCAGTCGTTCCAGTCATTTCGCAGCGAAGCGTCCTCCACCATTTCACGCAGCGGAAGTAGAAGGAAGCGATTGAGTaatcttttcttcaagcGCGAGAGCCTAGATTTCAACGTCGGTGCTATCAGccgtgatggtgatgatcaTGAGACTGTTTACCCAAAGTCACCGCTCTCAAGGGAGGAGTCTATTCTAGGGGATGATATTCCGGAAACTTCAGCAGAGCAGTACAAAGGTGAACGAAAACTTGACATTCACCCTAAAACGGAAGCAGACGTCGCTGAGCGAAAAGATACCACGGTCAACAATGTACCAAGCGACGGCACACGAACACCACCGCCACAACAGCCAGCAGCTGCGCTAGATTCTATCGAATTAGAACCACGTGCAAACCTCCCCGGGTCGGAGTCCGAGAAAGTAGTAGTGCAGTCCTCGAAATCCACAAACGAAAACGAGCCGCCATTAAAGTGA
- the sakA gene encoding mitogen-activated protein kinase hogA (transcript_id=CADANIAT00001630): MAEFVRAQIFGTTFEITSRYTDLQPVGMGAFGLVCSARDQLTAQPVAVKKIMKPFSTPVLSKRTYRELKLLKHLRHENIISLSDIFISPLEDIYFVTELLGTDLHRLISSRPLEKQFIQYFLYQIMRGLKYVHSAGVVHRDLKPSNILINENCDLKICDFGLARIQDPQMTGYVSTRYYRAPEIMLTWQKYDAKVDVWSAACIFAEMLLGAPLFPGKDHVNQFSIITELLGTPPDDVIQTICSENTLRFVKSLPKREPQDLAKLPKFLALVHPDKKPEEDEDYKNTINLLKAMLVYNPKDRISAEAALAAPYLAPYHDETDEPVAEEKFDWSFNDADLPVDTWKIMMYSEILDFHNIDQGGDINPALVEGAGLNQQGFQ; the protein is encoded by the exons ATGGCGGAATTTGTACGTGCCCAGATTTTCGGCACGACCTTCGAGATCACCAGCAG ATATACAGACTTGCAACCCGTAGGAATGGGTGCTTTTGGACTGGTCTG CTCCGCGAGGGATCAATTGACCGCACAGCCGGTTGCTGTTAAGAAAATTATGAAGCCTTTCAGCACGCCGGTTCTTTCCAAGAGGACTTATCGCGAACTGAAGCTTCTGAAGCACCTGCGACACGAAAAC ATCATCAGCTTGAGCGATATCTTCATTTCTCCTCTTGAGGACAT CTATTTCGTCACGGAGCTTCTGGGTACCGATTTGCATAGActcatctcctccaggccGTTGGAGAAGCAGTTTATACAATACTTCTTATATCAGATTATG CGAGGACTTAAATATGTCCACTCGGCAGGGGTCGTGCATCGCGatctcaaacccagcaatatcctcatcaacgaAAATTGTGATCTTAAGATCTGCGATTTCGGACTCGCGCGCATTCAAGATCCTCAGATGACAGGATATGTTTCGACCAGGTACTACCGTGCGCCAGAAATCATGCTCACATGGCAGAAATATGATGCAAAGGTGGATGTTTGGAGCGCAGCGTGCATTTTCGCTGAGATGTTGCTGGGAGCGCCATTGTTCCCCGGGAAAGACCATGTCAACCAGTTTTCCATCATCACAGAGCTTCTCGGAACTCCTCCAGATGATGTAATTCAGACCATTTGCAGTGAAAAC ACTCTGCGGTTCGTCAAGTCGCTACCAAAGCGGGAGCCTCAAGATTTGGCGAAATTGCCGAAGTTCCTGGCGCTCGTGCATCCCGACAAGAAAcccgaagaggatgaagattATAAAAACA CTATCAACCTTCTTAAAGCAATGCTCGTTTACAACCCGAAGGACCGAATCAGCGCTGAAGCGGCGCTCGCGGCCCCATACCTAGCGCCATACCACGATGAGACAGATGAGCCGGTAGCGGAGGAGAAATTCGATTGGTCTTTCAATGACGCCGACTTGCCCGTGGACACGTGGAAAATCATGAT GTATTCGGAGATTCTGGACTTCCACAACATCGATCAGGGCGGCGACATCAACCCCGCCCTTGTCGAGGGAGCCGGGCTCAACCAGCAAGGTTTCCAATAA
- the culA gene encoding cullin CDC53 (transcript_id=CADANIAT00001628) — protein MAPLMPQAPHKDDLEETWVFLENGINNVMVKLEDGVDMKNYMALYTAVHNFCTSHKAVSGQAIQAQRGAHLLGEELYRKLGEYLSRHLEWVHGESMGHTDEALLSFYIREWQRYTTAAKYINHLFRYLNRHWVKREIDEGKKNVYDVYTQHLVKWKEDFFLKVHEKVMGAVLKLVEKQRNGETIEQSRIKSIVDSFVSLGLDETDPTKSTLEIYRYYFQRPFLEATRIYYEDESRQFVADNSVVEYMKKAEIRLEEEKARVGLYLNNDISKDLTSTCLDVLVTAHSELLRDEFQPLLDNERQDDLARMYRLLSRIKDGLDPLRTKFEAHVRRAGLSAVEKVAAEGDSFEPKMYVDALLSVHTRYHSLVKEAFNGESEFVRSLDNACREFVNRNKICKSGSTKTPELLAKYTDSLLKRGSKAAEESELEEMLVQIMTVFKYIEDKDVFQKFYSKMLAKRLVHVSSVSDDAETSMISKLKEACGFEYTNKLQRMFQDIQISKDLNSSYKDWLEKSFLDDDDRKKLVDSHFQILGTGFWPLTAPSTSFLAPPEIVKTSERFQKFYCDKHNGRKLTWLWQLCKGELKANYIKNTKVPYTFLVSTYQMGILLLFNESDTLTYSDIQKATTLTPEILDPNLSIFLKAKVLNISPEGSKPGPDSTFSLNYNFKNKKIKVNLNIQIRSEQKVETDDTHKTIEEDRKLLLQSAIVRIMKSRKKMKHVQLVQEVIHQVKSRFPPQVPDIKKNIEALMEKDYIERLDGDEIAYIA, from the exons ATGGCGCCTCTAATGCCCCAGGCCCCCCACAAGGATGACTTGGAAGAAAC ATGGGTATTCCTAGAGAACGGCATCAACAATGTCATGGTCAAACTGGAGGACGGGGTGGACATGAAGAAC TACATGGCCCTATACAC AGCGGTCCACAACTTCTGCACCTCTCACAAAGCTGTCAGCGGTCAAGCCATACAAGCACAGCGTGGTG CACACTTGCTCGGAGAGGAGCTTTATCGGAAACTTGGAGAATACTTGTCGCGCCATCTTGAGTGGGTCCACGGAGAATCGATGGGTCATACGGATGAAGCTCTACTTTCATTTTATATTCGGGAATGGCAAAGGTATACGACCGCTGCCAAATATATAAACCATCTCTTCAGATACCTGAACCGCCACTGGGTCAAGCGAGAAATcgatgaagggaaaaagaacgTATATGATGTGTATACTCAACACTTGGTAAAGTGGAAGGAGGATTTCTTCCTCAAGGTGCATGAAAAGGTCATGGGCGCGGTTCTTAAGCTTGTCGAAAAGCAACGGAATGGGGAGACCATTGAGCAATCGCGGATTAAGAGCATTGTTGATTCATTTGTCTCTCTCGGACTTGATGAAACTGACCCCACGAAGTCCACCCTTGAAATTTACCGCTATTACTTCCAACGGCCTTTCCTCGAAGCTACCAGGATCTATTATGAGGATGAGTCGCGTCAGTTTGTGGCGGACAACAGCGTTGTGGAGTAcatgaagaaagcagaaatccGTctcgaagaggagaaagcaCGTGTTGGACTCTATTTGAACAACGATATTTCAAAAGATCTAACCAGCACCTGTTTGGATGTACTTGTCACTGCGCACTCGGAGCTCCTCCGTGACGAATTCCAACCGCTGCTCGACAACGAACGTCAAGATGATCTCGCCCGGATGTACCGGCTTTTGTCACGAATCAAAGATGGGCTGGACCCTCTTCGCACAAAATTCGAAGCACACGTAAGGAGGGCTGGTTTGTCTGCAGTTGAGaaggttgctgctgaaggtGACTCCTTCGAGCCCAAGATGTACGTCGATGCATTGCTGTCGGTGCACACCAGATACCACAGTCTCGTCAAGGAAGCTTTCAATGGCGAGTCCGAATTTGTCCGCTCGCTTGACAACGCTTGTCGCGAGTTTGTAAATCGCAACAAGATCTGCAAGTCCGGGTCTACGAAGACACCAGAATTACTAGCCAAGTACACGGATTCTCTGCTGAAGAGGGGATCAAAAGCTGCGGAGGagtcagagctggaggagatgttGGTACAGATCATGACCGTCTTCAAGTAcattgaagacaaggatgtCTTCCAAAAATTCTACTCCAAGATGCTTGCTAAGCGACTAGTCCATGTGAGCTCAGTATCTGATGACGCCGAGACTAGCATGATCAGCAAACTCAAGGAGGCGTGTGGTTTTGAGTACACGAACAAGTTGCAGCGGATGTTCCAGGATATCCAGATTTCAAAGGATCTGAACTCAAGCTACAAGGACTGGCTTGAGAAATCTTtcttggatgatgatgaccgaAAGAAGCTTGTGGACTCGCACTTCCAAATTCTCGGGACCGGTTTCTGGCCACTCACGGCCCCTTCAACTTCTTTCCTTGCTCCGCCTGAAATTGTCAAAACTTCTGAGCGTTTTCAGAAGTTCTATTGCGATAAGCATAACGGTCGAAAGCTAACCTGGCTCTGGCAGCTGTGTAAGGGCGAGCTCAAGGCCAATTACATCAAGAACACCAAGGTCCCATACACTTTCCTTGTGTCTACGTACCAAATGggcatcctccttctcttcaacgAGAGCGACACGTTGACATACTCTGATATACAAAAGGCCACTACTCTCACACCTGAAATCCTTGATCCAAACCTGAGCATTTTCTTAAAGGCCAAGGTCCTTAACATTAGTCCTGAAGGATCTAAACCCGGGCCAGACTCGACCTTCTCCCTGAACTACAACTTCAAAAATAAGAAGATCAAGGTcaatctcaacatccaaATTAGGTCCGAGCAGAAGGTCGAGACGGATGACACACATAAGACAATCGAGGAAGACCGCAAGCTCTTGCTCCAG TCCGCAATCGTCAGAATCATGAAatccaggaagaagatgaagcaCGTACAGCTTGTGCAGGAAGTAATTCACCAGGTCAAATCACGCTTCCCCCCCCAAGTACccgacatcaagaagaacatcgAAGCATTGATGGAGAAGGATTACATCGAGCGTCTGGACGGCGATGAAATCGCTTACATTGCatga
- a CDS encoding phospholipase D regulator (transcript_id=CADANIAT00001626), which translates to MAQDVGEVRVQPPNASLHPDDALTEKSSVAEWSSSPLKHSPGGHISDNPPMEASRAESTDQTAGLPQITGDEVAENAGPSQAWGRKLRTLPAWIRSLEYPVDDIEATATSRLLPSQPNEAVVAQHNHSPYSTSKPGLGADRGHSMDGEPARESRWKSFSKTIAYPREPGLEEKLVTPEWLHENHGNYALPWRGQLEPDEDTEDPLKKKRRREMWFKRFHNTLLQSPIVPLVIRLTVWSFSLTALALGGSIQRLSSDFPRPQGPSALMAIIVDAVALVYLVYITWDEYTAKPLGLRSPAAKARLILLDIFFIVFDSANLSLAFESLSSAEGACTYAEINQTLVPKNDNICRRQVALASVLLIALIAWLVTFSISVLR; encoded by the exons ATGGCCCAGGATGTGGGCGAAGTTCGAGTCCAGCCTCCCAACGCCAGCCTACACCCTGACGATGCCTTGACAGAGAAATCGTCAGTCGCAGAATGGTCTTCATCGCCTCTGAAGCATTCTCCCGGCGGACACATTAGCGATAACCCTCCCATGGAAGCCTCGCGCGCAGAGTCGACGGACCAAACAGCGGGATTGCCGCAAATAACGGGGGACGAGGTGGCGGAAAATGCTGGACCCAGTCAAGCATGGGGTCGCAAACTGCGGACATTGCCGG CCTGGATTCGATCTTTGGAATACCCAGTTGATGATATTGAAGCCACCGCCACTTCTCGACTCCTGCCGTCGCAGCCGAACGAGGCCGTAGTCGCGCAGCATAACCACTCACCATATTCGACGTCGAAACCGGGTTTAGGTGCAGATCGTGGGCATAGTATGGATGGAGAGCCGGCGCGCGAATCACGGTGGAAGAGTTTTTCCAAGACTATAGCCTACCCTCGAGAACCGGGCTTAGAGGAGAAGCTTGTAACGCCAGAATGGCTGCACGAAAACCATGGCAATTATGCATTGCCGTGGCGGGGCCAGCTTGAGCCCGACGAAGACACAGAAGATCCGCTTAAGAAGAAGCGGCGACGCGAAATGTGGTTCAAACGCTTTCACAATACCCTTCTGCAAAGCCCGATTGTACCATTGGTCATTCGGTTGACGGTGTGGTCTTTTTCTTTAACAGCTCTGGCGCTTGGAGGCTCTATTCAGCGACTTTCGAGCGACTTTCCACGTCCTCAAGGGCCCTCGGCCTTGATGGCAATTATTGTCGACGCTGTTGCGTTGGTTTACCTTGTCTACATCACCTGGGATGAGTACACAGCCAAACCGCTGGGACTCCGCTCCCCCGCTGCTAAAGCACGACTCATTCTTTTAGATATTTTCTTTATTGTTTTCGATTCGGCCAATCTCAGTCTGGCTTTCGAGTCCTTATCAAGTGCAGAAGGCGCTTGCACTTACGCGGAAATAAACCAGACTTTGGTCCCAAAAAACGACAATATTTGCAGGCGTCAGGTAGCTTTAGCCTCTGTTCTACTAATTGCGCTCATAGCCTGGCTTGTCACCTTCTCGATCAGTGTTCTCAGGTAA
- a CDS encoding cupin domain-containing protein (transcript_id=CADANIAT00001627), with protein MIRPSSEIQVTSRQIPQWERIPNTSIQHKPLIIYHQAFSASAEELSKHLDKIGEVSARWTYSMYPQTHFHSTSHEVLGVVSGSAKLCFGGEGNPDRFEPEVSEGDLIIVPAGVGHRLLSETDEAQRPFMMVGAYPRGKSWDMCYGRPGEEHNLRNIESLEWFQADPLYGKDGPALKG; from the coding sequence ATGATTAGGCCATCATCAGAGATTCAAGTCACCTCTCGACAGATACCCCAGTGGGAGCGCATCCCAAATACCTCCATTCAACACAAGCCGCTCATTATTTACCATCAAGCTTTCAGTGCCTCGGCAGAGGAATTGTCGAAACATTTAGACAAAATCGGTGAAGTCTCCGCAAGATGGACATACTCCATGTACCCCCAGACACACTTCCACTCGACTAGCCACGAGGTCCTGGGCGTGGTTTCCGGGTCTGCAAAACTCTGCTTTGGGGGCGAAGGGAACCCCGATCGATTTGAACCGGAGGTCTCTGAGGGGGATCTGATTATAGTTCCAGCTGGTGTGGGCCACCGGCTGCTCTCTGAGACCGATGAAGCTCAGAGGCCATTCATGATGGTCGGCGCTTACCCACGGGGTAAGTCTTGGGATATGTGCTATGGGCGACCGGGGGAAGAACACAATCTTCGAAATATTGAAAGCTTAGAATGGTTTCAAGCGGATCCGCTTTATGGGAAAGATGGACCTGCGCTGAAAGGATAA